GAGAGTTATAAGGTTGGAGCCAATTAGTTTGATAGCTACCATCCCAGCTGTTGAAGTTGCTTCTCCAAGAATGATGGAAAAAACTCTATGGGCTATTGCAATTTTCTCCAGCTCAGGCTCTTTGATGTCATACAGCTTCTGGTATAGCACAGGCTCTAGCTTCTCCTTCATGTCACTATCAATCTTCTGTACCTGACGCTGAATCTCACTCATCGCTTGAATGATAATGTCACAGTTTTCCTTGACAGTGCTGCTCTCTCTCATCTTGATGTGGCTAATAGTACATCCCAGGTGTGCGTTCAGAACTCCAGCCAGCTCATTTGTTGCGTGGAAATTCATGGACATGCAGTCGAGCAATTCCTGGTGCAGATGGATCAATTCTTGTCGTCTCTTCGGGTTATCTGGATAAAGGAGGTCACTCAGCGccattcttcagaaataaactaCTTCAAGAGATCAAAGAAAGTTCTCACTGTTTACACCCATAATCCCAGCCcttaaaaagcagtgaaatgtaAGCTGCTTTGTCCCTGCCTCACTGATTCTTTTTATACTCAGCAAATCAAATCCCGAAACATAGCTCGTAAATCTAGAAATCTTAAACGTCGATTCATATCATTAGCCAAATGATTGCAAAAGGACCTTATGAGACATGAGAGCAACAAAAACAGCTAACAAATATGTAATTAGCATATTGTTAAAATGAGCATGGGTCTTTCTTCAGCTAGGAAACTGCAGATGGTAGAAGCAGAACTAGTTCactaaaaaacagaacaagctCATCTAGTCAGCAAAGTCTAAAATAAGCTGTGGAAATGAAAGGCCTGTTACAGAGACACTTTTGTATCagcctatttttttcagtcagtggcatctaatttttaaatgactatGATGGTTGGTAGAGTGGGCACAGTCTGTATCAGCGTAAGGGTGTTTAAAGCCACTTCTTGCATTTAAGAGGAAATGTTACCATATAAGAACTTTGTGTGCATACTAATCAACTCACATTTGGGAATTcaaagagaacagcaaaattATCTATCCCAAACACATCCTAACCTATTTCACCTTACACACAGTTCCaactgtgttttcttccctgatATTTAGTCCCTTTTCCCTCATTGATTATTTCTTCAATATTCCTAATCACGTCCCTTTCTAATGCTGTCATTGAATCCCCATCGTTTTTTCACTGGTGAATGTCAAGCATTACCTGCCTGACAATATACAGAGTCCAAAGTGACTGAGTTACCAGTGATTGTGGAGTTACTTCTCATCTCTAAGCTTCTATAATCAACTCTGTGCCACCTTCTCTTAACCCATCACCAGCTGCAAAGTAAAAATTCTTTAGCATGATTTTGACTTAGATGCATGCATCTTACGTTGCAACAGGGGCAGACTATGAAGGAGTAGGATGACTGGTTTCTTGGtactttcattttctcaacCCTTTTATTGCAAATCTGGGCCACCTTCATgcattacttttcatttttccaagaTAAGTCCTTTCTTGCTCTTGGTGCCTACACACCACAGCTATAGGTACACACAGCTATAGGTAGTTGTGTGTAGGAGACTAgctagatttttcttcttaaaagatACATTTGTGTCATTTTGGTCCTCTGGAGTTCTTGCATTATCTGCTAACCGTAAATCAACTGGCACTGACCCAGCTGTATTTCACTAAACACACCCTCCCCAACAAGATCActgtagaaacacagaatgatTTCAGCAGTCCTCTAGACAGCTTTTAGTCTCAGCTTTGAAATACAAACCAGTCTgaagggatatttttttccacattctttTGCACAGCAGTGTACATTTCTCTCAGCCACTTACCTTGTATCTCTGTTAAGAGAATAAACTCTTTAACTCATCTTTCTTCAAGCTGGAGGAAGCAAAGTTCATTTACAGTAAAAGTTTGTGGTTTTCAGGAAACATAAAACCCTGACAGTATGGTTTCATATCAGCTCCGCCTCTGGGATGTTGGTGGCTTGCTCTCTGACTCAGTGTTAATCCTTTCCACTCCAGTGATGTTTTGTTGAAAGGCCATTTGTTTATGCTCATTTGCAgaaattgagaagaaaaaaatgttccaaaagGAACAGCACATCAATGAACATTTTACATACTAGAAAGCTGTGGAGGAGACTTAGAGCATGTATCTATTCTGTATGAATCATTCTTTCAGCTTTCTATGACTGCTGTTGATTTAATGTCCTTTAAACCTAAAACTGCCTCTTACTCTTCACATTAACACTTTTGccaatttttacatttgttttctagaGTTAGGCAGGCcacatatatttctgtatttctgcctATTTCTCGAGCTCCCCAGAGATTTTTCCCAGAGGATTTTCTATTTAAACATTTAGACTGCCTACCTGTTTTCGCCTGAGCGCTCCTGCAATCAGATGAATGTGTACAGGACAGTGATCTCATCCTCTTTCCCCTGTGTTCCTCTGGTGGTTTCCAGCAGCGTCTGATGAGTTAGGAATCCAGAGCTGGGCTTCAGCTGGGTCCTGTTGCCTGCCTGCttgtcattaattttattatgtGATGTTTAccctgatttttctcattttcttcctcgTTTCCCCTTTCTTCCAATTTTAACACAGTTTATTTGATGCTAGTTCAAAATTGTTATTTCCTCCTAAGGCTGTCTGTTCCTGAAGAGAACAGGTATAGCATGAATGTGTCTGCCTATGACAGAGGTACCATCACAAGTACCTACAGCCAGGGCTGAAAGGGGAAGGTATTACTTGCTGTTCTCAGGATATAAAACACGTTGGGAAGCACTTTTCATTCATATAGGTACAAGATTTGGTTTCATATAGGGATttataaatctttatttctgtttttgaaataatgaattGTTGCCATGACTGGTTTTGTACACCTGTGAATTATGGAAGAAAAGTTGAACAGTCCcatgtaaatagaaaaatagcaCTGACAGTGAAATCGGTACAGGCTTTGTGCGTCCCAGCAAAAAAAAGCTTGTGCTTCTACATTCATCCAGGCTAGACATCTTCCAAGCTCTGATCCTTCAAGAGATGGACCTGCTGCCCACTAGCATCTGGTTGCCAGTGTTGCCTCCTCAGGAGAGAGTGGTTCTCAGATGAAAGTGCAAGATCAAGCATAAAACAAGTAATCTGCAACTGCCGGCTTCTTTTCCCATGAAAAATGAGCTATTGTATTCAACTCAGAGACAGAGTACCAAACCCCACTTGTTTTCAGAGCTGTAGACGTGTGAAGCTGAGCTATGAGAGAACAGTAATCATTTAACTACAGCTATTACATGTCTGCAATGGTCAGTTAGTTGCTCACAGCTCTTTCCCATCTGTGACTTGTTACATCTGTTATTGACTGAGAATGTCATGTAGTCCTGAAATACTTCTTCAAATATAGGACTGAAGTGAATTCATCAGGCTGGCAACTACCAATGACACATTCTGTAGTCTGGAAGCCAATTTTAGATTCTCAGGGTTAGCAGTGGGTGCAAATTCTCTTTTGAGTCTCTATCTATCCTTTGGAACATgactgaaaatcttttaaacaatagacaagcagtttttttcctgctttactcCAACTCTTCAAGGAAGATAAATAGCTGTTGTTTCAGATCTATATGAAGTCTGGGGAAAGGACTTAATCTGAAGTGTCTCTCACCCTTCTTTGCTGCAATTTCCCAGGTTCTTTCCTCTGGTGCTCTGAGAGTGG
This genomic window from Cygnus olor isolate bCygOlo1 chromosome 1, bCygOlo1.pri.v2, whole genome shotgun sequence contains:
- the SMCO3 gene encoding single-pass membrane and coiled-coil domain-containing protein 3, whose translation is MALSDLLYPDNPKRRQELIHLHQELLDCMSMNFHATNELAGVLNAHLGCTISHIKMRESSTVKENCDIIIQAMSEIQRQVQKIDSDMKEKLEPVLYQKLYDIKEPELEKIAIAHRVFSIILGEATSTAGMVAIKLIGSNLITLTVSKLVSLLAQIGASVLGGISITILGLGIEMILHAILGAVERNQLLAAVRSYEEHLAEFKEASEKYQRAIHEVTSSVRHQVQ